The DNA window ATGAGTAAACCATTAATGGGAGGATTGGTGCGATAAATGAAACAGCTCCAATGGGCAGATTAGCAgcaggtgcatcagatgttgCCAGCAACATGTGGCATCTAAAACAAGAATTAGAATATCCAAATCGCCGCTCAGTAGTACAGATAACTGTTGTTCATCATGTCGTAGCGGTAATCaaactgttgctgttgctgctgctcggaTCGATGCTGGTGCCCGCGCTGGAAACTAGTGAACCAACTTTTAGTTGCGGCAATTCGCAACAGGTACTTTCATTCCTTGCGGtgctgctgtggctgctgACCTcccggctgctgttgctgcgacTGCAgatgatgctgctgttgcaggtGTGGAGGCAGCCTcgactgctgttgctgctgctgcgacatCCCACCGACCACATGTTGCGCCTGCATTCCGTGGCTCTGATGGCTATGCATCGGAGCCTGAGTGGGCATGTGGCCATTCAGACTTCCTCCACTGGCCGACGAAACAGCATTGGAGGCAGCCGTAGCCGTGTTGTTACCCTCGGACTTTTCCCGGGGCAGCAAGTAGACAGAGCCATCGGCAGCCTGTTGCAAACTGTAGTCCGCCGGCGAGCAGGGATTTCCCTCGGGATCCCGTAGGTACTGCAagataaaaaattaataattttattaatatcaAGCCTGTGCATTTCTGCATTTGAATGACACCTACCTGGAAGACATGACGATGCAGCATGGCAAACTTGTTCGAGATGCGCTTGCGTTCGCTCTCCAAATGATCCCGGTCCTGGTTGAGTTGGGTCTTGCGCTTAACCACCGCGTTCACCTCGTCCTCGAGAGTCAGGATCTGGTCCAATTTGCGTTTCCTGCAATTCTGGGCAGCGACCTTGTTCTTTCCACGCCGACGAATGTCGCGAATCAGCGACAACTGGTTCTCGCTAAGGTCGTACTTCGACAAGCGCTCGTTGAACTCGTCCATGGGCAGGTTGATGATGTCCGGCACTGAAATGGGTATGTTCAGGGATCGGGCGCGCTTTTCATCGCGTGTCAGATGCTCTTCCTCcaggctgctgctgtttccgGCAacactgctgctgttgccggcACTCGTTCCCTTCGATGCGGTTTTAGTGGCAACCAGAGGCTTCTTATCGCGTGCCTGGGGTCTGGGAAGGGATCCACTTCCCTGGGGTAGCGAGTAGGTATGATTTAGTTGGACCAAATCCTGCGAAGTCCTGGGCGATGGTCGTACTGTATAGTCGCCGGAAAAGGCGCTGCCGCTGGCTCCCATGCCGTAAgcctgatgatgatgatagtCCTTGGATAGAGCGGGTCCCATCGCTCCTGGCTCACTGATTCCACCGCTGGCCATTCCCGAGGAGGCGTACCCAGCATCGTACTCGTACTTGATACTCTGCGATTGGACTGCAGTCGCGGCTGCTGGTGGAGCTGTTGGTGGCAGAGCCGAGGGCGTCTGCTTATGGGGATCCCTCTTGCCGTACAGCTGATGCTTCTTCTGCGCCACCGGCGGCTGACGTGTGGCGGTGCTAAGCCGCGAATTGTTGTTGTAGCTGAAGTCGTAGGGGCCTCCATACTTGCCCTGATGGTAATCCTGGGCGGAGTCACTGCCCTCACCCCACTCGCCGTCGGAGAGGGACGGCACTCGCTCGGAACCCATCGAACTGACAGCACTGTCGCTGGACGCGTCCAAGCGATCCGCACCGCCCTGTGCTCCTGCACCGCCGCTGGCCAAGAGATCGGCGGTCATTCCTGTTGCTCCAGCTCCCACAGCCGAGCCACTCATTGGGCCCACGCCGCCGGACGCTCCGTTGGCCTGGTTACCGTGCGGATTTCCCGCCCCAAGTTGTGCCGAGCTACCGGAGCCGTTGCTAACATGTCCACTGCTGGGCAAGCCCAGGACCGAGGAGTTGTTGCTAGTGCTGTTGTCAACCATGCGACAGAAGCCTGCAATTAAAGATAGTAGGTTAGTTAGTAGAGTACATTAATGGATCAGCAGTTAAACCTTAGTATAATACCTTACTACTACTTGAAAATAATCCACCTAAGCTCATAACCCAAGTATATATTTTAGGTGTTATCATCTGACAAGTTTTCCATTGAACTTCATATTGTGCGATGGAAATATTTGCACTAGCAAACGCAATATTATTTTAAGCTATCCTCCCAATTGATCGAAAACGAACTAGTTTCCCAACTGGAGCTACTGCTTTTGGCCTGACCCACTTCAAGTAGACGGTCTTGATTGGGGAGGATCGCCCTTATCGCAAGAAACGTCTTGAGTCACTCGCAGCTTCGATTATTCAGCACAAATTTACGACTAGCATTCAGTTTCGCTGTTCGAAGTGAGGAGAAATACTAAAAACTGTGCAGTCATTTTCCATATTTCACTGGACTTATCTCGGTCGATAAGgaatatgtgtgtgcgtgtgtttggaAGAGCTCGTGTGCGTCTCCCAGTTGTTTTTTGCTGTTTCGCAAATACCTGGCCACCTTTCCACATCGTTCTATCCCCGCCGCCTGCTGATAAGAAGGAGTCAGATCTGCTGCCCCCTGTGTATCTAATCACAGTCTAAACGGAGAACAAACGACACGCCCAAGGGGcatatttttttggttttctggTCTAACCAAAAACACATAATCTCCATGTGCAATCTGGCATTATTGCGCGCCTGCAGTTAATTAGACAAATCAATTCGTAAGCTGATTGGGACAAGCTCTCGTGTATTTATACCCTTTGTGGGCAAGGTCAAAGCTTAAACCATAAACATTGATGACTTGACAAAATGCGATACTTTGTATGAGCACGTATACGATTACGGGGCACTCTCTTTATAACGAAAGCTCTGTTTTATGAACCTTTAACAACGTAGGAACTCTATTTTTAGACATAATGGTTATAATGCTCTTTGCTTCAAGTTTCTCATATGCAATATCAACTTGatcaaaataatattttcctACGGAAGCTAGTCGTATAAATAACAGTAATACTCGTATTTATGGGTTCTCCATATCGATAGTGCACTGTAACTGTGCAGAAGAGTTATCAGCGACGAACTGAGCGCAAGACATAACGGAAACCATAAAGATAACCGTTAAAGCCAGTGACACGTTTCATGATgtgcagaaaaaaaaagcttAATAACAATATGAAAATCCAAATTGAGACCTTCTTTGTTTCGTTAGGACGTAACCCACATACGTTATAATTTTTATGCCGATCTCAAGAACGTGAACTTCACAGCAACTCCTTTGGAATTCCGCGTCAAGAGATTAGCAACTACTCATGTGCCTCTTCTCTCCTATGCTCTTCCGAGCTTTTTTTAACGTTATTGTTTCGAATAGCGATGACTCAGCAGTTTAAAAATAGTAAACAGCAAACAGGCgggcaaataataaaataagcgaaatgaaaaaaaaacttgcTAAACGGGCATTAGGCAGCGCTGGCGGGAGAGGCTAGGAAAGCGCTcgagagagggagagggagAGCGAAGAACGTTCCGCTGATATCAGAAACAGCAAAAAGATCGCCGTGCGGCATGACTAATGAAAAAATTGTTACGCGGTCacaagtaaaatatttttgaggGCTTTCGCACCGAAAATAACACCATGCagagcattttccattttccccgaTCTCACTCACTCTCACCTGTTGGATTGCCCCGTTAACCGTTTTTGGGATGCTGCTACAGAACGCTCGAAATTCGCCGAATTAGAACTCACTGAGCTAAATtatatagctatgtacatttATACATAGGTACGTCGATCGTATATCAGCTACACTGAATCGAAATGCGtcattatattattaaattggTTATGCTAATTACATTAACTTTACGGCACGTTGCGCGTTGCGATCTTTACTGCATatacgtatgtgtgtgtgcatatgtATGGCTAAATGGATTTTCGAGTCGCGTCGGTTCTAATATTTACTTTACTATCGTATTCGATTGTTCGTGTTCGACTGATTTGCCTCTGACTCGCGCTCTGTTCTTTTCGCTTTGCTTTCCGCCCTGCTTTTGAGTGCTTTTTTCgtcgtttgttgttgttggtatttTCGCTGGCTGTCGTTTGAATCGCAAGTGAGTGGCAATCGCGAAACCTGAGCGCCCGCTCCCTTCTACACACGATCACTCGGGCAAACTGTGAACTGATTGTACAAAATTTTGTATGCTAATCGCGCAAGAACGATAAACTGTAAAAAAAGCTCATGGGCCGAGTGGATTTGTGCTTGAGTCGATGGTGCGCGCGCTTTTCGCTCTGTTCTGAGTCAAAGCTCGCGGTAAGTGGGTGGGGAATTCGGCAACGATGCGCAATCCACTTAACGGACCAAAAGCTCGTTAATCACTTAAGGGAACTTTTTGGCAAGCAGAAAGCTCACACAGAGAGAAACTTATTCTTTCACTTTGTCTAGATCATTTGGCTATCTACTAACTTGATATAACTTTTCGTAGATTTTAGTTGTATAGGAATAAGATAATCAACTTTACTAGGAATAAACAGGAATAGTACTAGGAATAGTACTCACTCTCATTCATGTCCATCAAGTGCAGATCCTCGTCGGTGAAAATGGAGTTGATAAAGCCATCCGTCTGGTTAATGTCCGATGAGGTGTTCTAAGGATATCATCGATTATAAACGCTGCATTCCGAGATGAGGTTGATCCAACTTACCCCGTAGTACATCAGATCGTGCTCCACTTTGtaggcggcagcagcagcggcggctcCATCGGCCTCGTGACTGGAGTTGGTCAGATGCATGCTGGATGTCACAGCCGATCCCAGATTGTGCCCGTAGTGGGGCTGCCCGGTGGGGCAGATGTCGCCCAAGGCGGCGGCATTCGGGTGGTGCAACATGGCAGCGTGgtgcggcggcggtggtggtggtggctgcaAGGAAGCATTGGCGCCACTGCCATACTGACCATGCTGGCCAGGAGTGCCGGGTGCTACGTTCGAGGGACTCGCCTGGTAGGAGTAGCCGGGATAGTGGTGCGGATACGGCGACATATCGGATACCCCGCCCACCATGCTCGGAATGGGACTGAAGTAGGTGGCAAAGTCCTGAAGACGCTCCATCGAAACGCTGCGATTCAGACGCGGCATGCGGCCCTGCGAGTGGAGAAGAGTGGGGAAAAGACATTGATTAATACGGCGCTCGTCGCTTAGCCGCGTTGATGTATTAACAAGGTGAGAAGGGTTCGGAATTACGAAACTTATAACTCAATAACCGATCAATCATCCGCCAGGGGAATTCTCTAGAAACGCGGCCAGAC is part of the Drosophila sechellia strain sech25 chromosome 3R, ASM438219v1, whole genome shotgun sequence genome and encodes:
- the LOC6607548 gene encoding segmentation protein cap'n'collar isoform X3, coding for MIDLQDLPRLQSLSPAKDIEDSYHQTLLQPNPKKKVTVRVPIGPPSKLAKLIKPTVASTPAVLATPTPASLETPPTPQSTTPGNTKTNSWRGGFHFTTLESEIAEVLYKQDVDLCFSLDQEAIINASYASGNSAVSNAKSKPEDEDKSSDPSMSESSGFKDNDVNAENEASAASADDIEKLKALEELQQDKDKDNENPMEDISNEWNGIPFTIDNETGEYIRLPLDELLNDVLKLTEFPLEDELSNDPVASTSQAAAAFNENQAQRIVSETGEDFLSGEGISSGEAKNKDNDPENADGDSFSVSDFEDLQNSVGSPLFDLDEDAKKELDEMLQSTAPPYHHPHPHHGHPHAHPHSHHHASMHHAHAHHAAAAAAAHQRAVQQANYGGGVGVGVGVGVGVGSGTGSAFQRQPAAGGFHHGHHQGRMPRLNRSVSMERLQDFATYFSPIPSMVGGVSDMSPYPHHYPGYSYQASPSNVAPGTPGQHGQYGSGANASLQPPPPPPPHHAAMLHHPNAAALGDICPTGQPHYGHNLGSAVTSSMHLTNSSHEADGAAAAAAAYKVEHDLMYYGNTSSDINQTDGFINSIFTDEDLHLMDMNESFCRMVDNSTSNNSSVLGLPSSGHVSNGSGSSAQLGAGNPHGNQANGASGGVGPMSGSAVGAGATGMTADLLASGGAGAQGGADRLDASSDSAVSSMGSERVPSLSDGEWGEGSDSAQDYHQGKYGGPYDFSYNNNSRLSTATRQPPVAQKKHQLYGKRDPHKQTPSALPPTAPPAAATAVQSQSIKYEYDAGYASSGMASGGISEPGAMGPALSKDYHHHQAYGMGASGSAFSGDYTVRPSPRTSQDLVQLNHTYSLPQGSGSLPRPQARDKKPLVATKTASKGTSAGNSSSVAGNSSSLEEEHLTRDEKRARSLNIPISVPDIINLPMDEFNERLSKYDLSENQLSLIRDIRRRGKNKVAAQNCRKRKLDQILTLEDEVNAVVKRKTQLNQDRDHLESERKRISNKFAMLHRHVFQYLRDPEGNPCSPADYSLQQAADGSVYLLPREKSEGNNTATAASNAVSSASGGSLNGHMPTQAPMHSHQSHGMQAQHVVGGMSQQQQQQSRLPPHLQQQHHLQSQQQQPGGQQPQQHRKE
- the LOC6607548 gene encoding segmentation protein cap'n'collar isoform X2; the encoded protein is MISNKKSYAMKMLQLALALSLLHYNPDYLLHRWDSQLELGTHGDGWELEMLRTVHRMDMDHNPYGNRKGLSPRIEDLLNFDDPSLGGMVNGMGEYKLPPRFNGSTFVMNLHNTTGNSSVQTAALQDVQSTSAAATGGSMGVGTGGAPTAGGQTGGSALGEIHIDTASLDPGNANHSPLHPASELDTFLTPHALQDQRSIWEQNLADLYDYNDLSLQTSPYANLPLKDGQPQPSNSSHLDLSLAALLHGFTSGNAAPLSTAALNDSTPHPSNLGSVTNNSAGRSDDGEESLYLGRLFGEDEDEDYEGEMVGGVANACEVEGLTTDEPFGSNCFANEVEIGDVEEESEIAEVLYKQDVDLCFSLDQEAIINASYASGNSAVSNAKSKPEDEDKSSDPSMSESSGFKDNDVNAENEASAASADDIEKLKALEELQQDKDKDNENPMEDISNEWNGIPFTIDNETGEYIRLPLDELLNDVLKLTEFPLEDEAAAAFNENQAQRIVSETGEDFLSGEGISSGEAKNKDNDPENADGDSFSVSDFEDLQNSVGSPLFDLDEDAKKELDEMLQSTAPPYHHPHPHHGHPHAHPHSHHHASMHHAHAHHAAAAAAAHQRAVQQANYGGGVGVGVGVGVGVGSGTGSAFQRQPAAGGFHHGHHQGRMPRLNRSVSMERLQDFATYFSPIPSMVGGVSDMSPYPHHYPGYSYQASPSNVAPGTPGQHGQYGSGANASLQPPPPPPPHHAAMLHHPNAAALGDICPTGQPHYGHNLGSAVTSSMHLTNSSHEADGAAAAAAAYKVEHDLMYYGNTSSDINQTDGFINSIFTDEDLHLMDMNESFCRMVDNSTSNNSSVLGLPSSGHVSNGSGSSAQLGAGNPHGNQANGASGGVGPMSGSAVGAGATGMTADLLASGGAGAQGGADRLDASSDSAVSSMGSERVPSLSDGEWGEGSDSAQDYHQGKYGGPYDFSYNNNSRLSTATRQPPVAQKKHQLYGKRDPHKQTPSALPPTAPPAAATAVQSQSIKYEYDAGYASSGMASGGISEPGAMGPALSKDYHHHQAYGMGASGSAFSGDYTVRPSPRTSQDLVQLNHTYSLPQGSGSLPRPQARDKKPLVATKTASKGTSAGNSSSVAGNSSSLEEEHLTRDEKRARSLNIPISVPDIINLPMDEFNERLSKYDLSENQLSLIRDIRRRGKNKVAAQNCRKRKLDQILTLEDEVNAVVKRKTQLNQDRDHLESERKRISNKFAMLHRHVFQYLRDPEGNPCSPADYSLQQAADGSVYLLPREKSEGNNTATAASNAVSSASGGSLNGHMPTQAPMHSHQSHGMQAQHVVGGMSQQQQQQSRLPPHLQQQHHLQSQQQQPGGQQPQQHRKE
- the LOC6607548 gene encoding segmentation protein cap'n'collar isoform X1, which encodes MISNKKSYAMKMLQLALALSLLHYNPDYLLHRWDSQLELGTHGDGWELEMLRTVHRMDMDHNPYGNRKGLSPRIEDLLNFDDPSLGGMVNGMGEYKLPPRFNGSTFVMNLHNTTGNSSVQTAALQDVQSTSAAATGGSMGVGTGGAPTAGGQTGGSALGEIHIDTASLDPGNANHSPLHPASELDTFLTPHALQDQRSIWEQNLADLYDYNDLSLQTSPYANLPLKDGQPQPSNSSHLDLSLAALLHGFTSGNAAPLSTAALNDSTPHPSNLGSVTNNSAGRSDDGEESLYLGRLFGEDEDEDYEGEMVGGVANACEVEGLTTDEPFGSNCFANEVEIGDVEEESEIAEVLYKQDVDLCFSLDQEAIINASYASGNSAVSNAKSKPEDEDKSSDPSMSESSGFKDNDVNAENEASAASADDIEKLKALEELQQDKDKDNENPMEDISNEWNGIPFTIDNETGEYIRLPLDELLNDVLKLTEFPLEDELSNDPVASTSQAAAAFNENQAQRIVSETGEDFLSGEGISSGEAKNKDNDPENADGDSFSVSDFEDLQNSVGSPLFDLDEDAKKELDEMLQSTAPPYHHPHPHHGHPHAHPHSHHHASMHHAHAHHAAAAAAAHQRAVQQANYGGGVGVGVGVGVGVGSGTGSAFQRQPAAGGFHHGHHQGRMPRLNRSVSMERLQDFATYFSPIPSMVGGVSDMSPYPHHYPGYSYQASPSNVAPGTPGQHGQYGSGANASLQPPPPPPPHHAAMLHHPNAAALGDICPTGQPHYGHNLGSAVTSSMHLTNSSHEADGAAAAAAAYKVEHDLMYYGNTSSDINQTDGFINSIFTDEDLHLMDMNESFCRMVDNSTSNNSSVLGLPSSGHVSNGSGSSAQLGAGNPHGNQANGASGGVGPMSGSAVGAGATGMTADLLASGGAGAQGGADRLDASSDSAVSSMGSERVPSLSDGEWGEGSDSAQDYHQGKYGGPYDFSYNNNSRLSTATRQPPVAQKKHQLYGKRDPHKQTPSALPPTAPPAAATAVQSQSIKYEYDAGYASSGMASGGISEPGAMGPALSKDYHHHQAYGMGASGSAFSGDYTVRPSPRTSQDLVQLNHTYSLPQGSGSLPRPQARDKKPLVATKTASKGTSAGNSSSVAGNSSSLEEEHLTRDEKRARSLNIPISVPDIINLPMDEFNERLSKYDLSENQLSLIRDIRRRGKNKVAAQNCRKRKLDQILTLEDEVNAVVKRKTQLNQDRDHLESERKRISNKFAMLHRHVFQYLRDPEGNPCSPADYSLQQAADGSVYLLPREKSEGNNTATAASNAVSSASGGSLNGHMPTQAPMHSHQSHGMQAQHVVGGMSQQQQQQSRLPPHLQQQHHLQSQQQQPGGQQPQQHRKE
- the LOC6607548 gene encoding segmentation protein cap'n'collar isoform X4, coding for MCLNEEYKYMHIYLAESEIAEVLYKQDVDLCFSLDQEAIINASYASGNSAVSNAKSKPEDEDKSSDPSMSESSGFKDNDVNAENEASAASADDIEKLKALEELQQDKDKDNENPMEDISNEWNGIPFTIDNETGEYIRLPLDELLNDVLKLTEFPLEDELSNDPVASTSQAAAAFNENQAQRIVSETGEDFLSGEGISSGEAKNKDNDPENADGDSFSVSDFEDLQNSVGSPLFDLDEDAKKELDEMLQSTAPPYHHPHPHHGHPHAHPHSHHHASMHHAHAHHAAAAAAAHQRAVQQANYGGGVGVGVGVGVGVGSGTGSAFQRQPAAGGFHHGHHQGRMPRLNRSVSMERLQDFATYFSPIPSMVGGVSDMSPYPHHYPGYSYQASPSNVAPGTPGQHGQYGSGANASLQPPPPPPPHHAAMLHHPNAAALGDICPTGQPHYGHNLGSAVTSSMHLTNSSHEADGAAAAAAAYKVEHDLMYYGNTSSDINQTDGFINSIFTDEDLHLMDMNESFCRMVDNSTSNNSSVLGLPSSGHVSNGSGSSAQLGAGNPHGNQANGASGGVGPMSGSAVGAGATGMTADLLASGGAGAQGGADRLDASSDSAVSSMGSERVPSLSDGEWGEGSDSAQDYHQGKYGGPYDFSYNNNSRLSTATRQPPVAQKKHQLYGKRDPHKQTPSALPPTAPPAAATAVQSQSIKYEYDAGYASSGMASGGISEPGAMGPALSKDYHHHQAYGMGASGSAFSGDYTVRPSPRTSQDLVQLNHTYSLPQGSGSLPRPQARDKKPLVATKTASKGTSAGNSSSVAGNSSSLEEEHLTRDEKRARSLNIPISVPDIINLPMDEFNERLSKYDLSENQLSLIRDIRRRGKNKVAAQNCRKRKLDQILTLEDEVNAVVKRKTQLNQDRDHLESERKRISNKFAMLHRHVFQYLRDPEGNPCSPADYSLQQAADGSVYLLPREKSEGNNTATAASNAVSSASGGSLNGHMPTQAPMHSHQSHGMQAQHVVGGMSQQQQQQSRLPPHLQQQHHLQSQQQQPGGQQPQQHRKE
- the LOC6607548 gene encoding segmentation protein cap'n'collar isoform X5, producing the protein MVDNSTSNNSSVLGLPSSGHVSNGSGSSAQLGAGNPHGNQANGASGGVGPMSGSAVGAGATGMTADLLASGGAGAQGGADRLDASSDSAVSSMGSERVPSLSDGEWGEGSDSAQDYHQGKYGGPYDFSYNNNSRLSTATRQPPVAQKKHQLYGKRDPHKQTPSALPPTAPPAAATAVQSQSIKYEYDAGYASSGMASGGISEPGAMGPALSKDYHHHQAYGMGASGSAFSGDYTVRPSPRTSQDLVQLNHTYSLPQGSGSLPRPQARDKKPLVATKTASKGTSAGNSSSVAGNSSSLEEEHLTRDEKRARSLNIPISVPDIINLPMDEFNERLSKYDLSENQLSLIRDIRRRGKNKVAAQNCRKRKLDQILTLEDEVNAVVKRKTQLNQDRDHLESERKRISNKFAMLHRHVFQYLRDPEGNPCSPADYSLQQAADGSVYLLPREKSEGNNTATAASNAVSSASGGSLNGHMPTQAPMHSHQSHGMQAQHVVGGMSQQQQQQSRLPPHLQQQHHLQSQQQQPGGQQPQQHRKE